A single Arachidicoccus sp. BS20 DNA region contains:
- the sufB gene encoding Fe-S cluster assembly protein SufB yields the protein MPNIKEKDEDILDRISTQEYEYGFTTDIEMDIIPAGLNDEVVRFISTKKNEPEWLLEWRLKALHTFQKQAFPTWQNFEMPEVNIQGISYYAAPKNKKKLESLDEVDPELLETFAKLGIPLSEQKILAGVEETNLPKVAVDAVFDSVSVATTYKEELSKLGIIFCSISEAVREHPDLVKKYLGSVVPSSDNKFSSLNAAVFSDGSFVYVPKGVRCPMELSTYFRINTENTGQFERTLIIADEGAYVSYLEGCTAPRRDENQLHAAVVELIALDNAEIKYSTVQNWYPGDKDGKGGIYNFVTKRGACRGVNSKISWTQVETGSAITWKYPSVILQGDNSVGEFYSVAVTKNHQVADTGTKIYHLGKNTRSRIISKGISAGFGQNSYRGLVQVGSKAENARNFTQCDSLLIGDLCGAHTFPYIESKNNTATVEHEATTSKIGEDQIFYLNQRGIDTEQAVGMIVNGYAREVLNQLPMEFAVEAQKLLSLTLEGSVG from the coding sequence ATGCCGAATATAAAAGAAAAAGACGAAGATATTTTAGACCGCATTTCCACGCAGGAATACGAATACGGCTTTACGACAGATATTGAAATGGACATTATTCCCGCAGGGCTGAACGATGAAGTTGTACGGTTTATTTCTACGAAAAAAAACGAGCCGGAATGGTTGCTCGAATGGCGTTTGAAAGCATTACACACTTTTCAAAAGCAAGCGTTTCCAACATGGCAAAATTTTGAAATGCCCGAAGTAAATATTCAGGGAATTTCTTATTATGCTGCGCCGAAAAATAAAAAGAAACTGGAAAGTCTTGATGAAGTTGATCCTGAATTGCTCGAAACATTTGCGAAGCTCGGCATTCCTTTGAGCGAACAAAAAATATTGGCAGGCGTTGAAGAAACAAATCTGCCGAAAGTGGCTGTGGACGCGGTTTTCGACAGCGTTTCGGTTGCGACAACTTACAAAGAAGAATTGAGCAAATTGGGAATTATTTTCTGTTCCATCAGCGAAGCTGTGAGAGAGCATCCCGATTTGGTAAAAAAATATTTAGGCTCCGTTGTTCCGTCGTCAGACAATAAATTCAGTTCTTTAAATGCTGCGGTTTTTTCCGACGGTTCGTTTGTGTATGTTCCTAAAGGCGTTCGTTGCCCAATGGAATTGTCCACTTATTTCAGAATTAATACGGAAAATACAGGACAGTTTGAACGCACGTTAATCATCGCCGATGAAGGCGCGTATGTAAGTTATCTCGAAGGTTGCACGGCGCCGCGCCGCGACGAAAACCAGTTGCACGCGGCAGTTGTGGAATTGATTGCGTTGGACAATGCGGAAATAAAATATTCAACAGTTCAGAATTGGTATCCCGGCGATAAAGACGGCAAAGGCGGCATTTATAATTTTGTAACAAAGCGCGGCGCGTGTCGCGGTGTAAATTCCAAAATTTCGTGGACGCAAGTGGAAACAGGTTCTGCGATTACATGGAAATATCCGAGCGTAATTTTGCAGGGCGATAATTCCGTAGGTGAATTTTATTCCGTTGCCGTTACCAAAAATCATCAGGTTGCAGATACGGGAACAAAGATTTATCATTTAGGAAAAAATACGCGCAGCCGCATTATTTCCAAAGGCATTTCCGCGGGTTTCGGGCAAAACAGTTATCGCGGTTTGGTGCAGGTTGGAAGCAAAGCCGAGAACGCGCGCAACTTTACGCAATGCGATTCTTTGCTGATTGGCGATTTGTGCGGCGCACATACTTTTCCGTATATCGAATCGAAAAATAATACGGCAACCGTTGAGCATGAAGCGACGACTTCAAAAATAGGCGAAGACCAGATTTTTTATCTCAACCAGCGCGGCATCGATACAGAACAAGCCGTGGGAATGATTGTAAACGGTTATGCACGCGAAGTGTTGAATCAACTGCCGATGGAGTTTGCGGTGGAAGCGCAGAAATTGTTGAGCTTGACGCTGGAAGGAAGTGTTGGATAA
- the sufD gene encoding Fe-S cluster assembly protein SufD codes for MLKEIDITKQRTTDRMEKKNLYDTLTESFGQVYAQFEHTESTSLLAKRKAAFDLFAQQNFPTTKNEEWRFTNITPFVNESYALHSCNEVEQSTIQEAIEKATIPNLDAYLLVLVNGVINHEFSNLPSSENIKIQTIDEVKNIAGFDKFVNKTIDVAKFPFAALNTAFFEDGYFIELKKNFQLDKSLQIIHVYSEKENVFLQPRNIVKLAQGTACNIIETSVCISKDTVFVNSFTEVFVEENAYFRHAHFQRGNANERWIVHTQVEQEQNSRYDNYTITLPQADLVRNNLNVVLDGKNTETHLYGLYLVGDKHLVDNHSKIDHKYPNCESNQLYKGVILDGGRGVFNGKIYVHRPAQKTNAFQQNNNLLFSPNAVINSKPQLEIFADDVKCSHGSTVGQFNEESLFYLRSRGVGEESAKSMLVNAFMFDVTEKIKNEALRSYLEHLIEDTIEKAQKEL; via the coding sequence ATGTTGAAAGAAATAGACATAACGAAACAGAGAACGACTGACCGCATGGAAAAAAAGAATTTGTACGATACGTTGACGGAATCATTCGGTCAGGTGTATGCTCAGTTTGAACACACGGAAAGTACGTCGTTGCTTGCGAAACGCAAAGCGGCGTTCGATTTGTTTGCACAACAAAATTTCCCCACAACGAAAAATGAAGAATGGCGTTTTACCAATATCACGCCGTTTGTGAACGAATCCTACGCTTTACATTCTTGCAATGAAGTAGAACAATCAACGATTCAGGAAGCAATTGAAAAAGCGACCATTCCGAATTTGGATGCGTATTTGTTGGTGTTGGTAAACGGCGTTATCAATCATGAATTTTCAAATTTACCTTCATCGGAAAATATAAAAATTCAAACAATTGATGAAGTAAAAAATATTGCAGGCTTTGATAAATTTGTCAATAAAACCATTGATGTTGCTAAGTTTCCTTTTGCTGCATTGAACACGGCTTTCTTTGAAGACGGTTATTTTATCGAATTGAAAAAGAACTTTCAGTTGGATAAATCGTTGCAGATTATTCATGTTTATTCCGAAAAAGAAAATGTGTTTCTGCAACCGCGCAATATCGTGAAACTCGCGCAGGGCACGGCTTGTAATATTATTGAAACTTCTGTCTGTATAAGCAAGGATACGGTTTTTGTAAATAGTTTTACGGAAGTTTTCGTGGAAGAAAATGCGTATTTCAGGCACGCACATTTTCAGCGAGGCAATGCCAATGAAAGATGGATTGTGCATACGCAAGTGGAACAGGAGCAAAACAGCCGTTACGATAATTATACGATTACGTTGCCACAGGCAGATTTGGTGCGCAATAATTTAAACGTGGTTTTAGACGGGAAAAATACCGAAACACATTTGTACGGATTGTATCTCGTGGGCGATAAACATTTGGTGGACAATCATTCAAAAATTGACCACAAATATCCGAACTGTGAAAGCAATCAATTGTATAAAGGTGTGATTCTCGATGGCGGTCGCGGCGTGTTCAACGGAAAAATTTATGTGCATCGTCCTGCTCAAAAGACCAATGCTTTCCAGCAGAATAATAATTTGTTGTTTAGTCCGAATGCGGTGATTAATTCAAAACCGCAGCTCGAAATTTTTGCCGATGATGTGAAGTGCAGTCATGGAAGCACGGTTGGTCAATTCAACGAAGAATCCTTATTTTATCTGCGTTCGCGCGGTGTAGGCGAAGAAAGCGCAAAGAGTATGTTGGTCAATGCGTTTATGTTTGATGTAACGGAAAAAATCAAGAATGAAGCCTTGCGCAGTTATCTGGAACATTTGATTGAAGATACGATTGAGAAAGCGCAAAAAGAATTATAA
- a CDS encoding iron-sulfur cluster assembly protein: protein MNNEIPLRDRIDAALRTVYDPEIPCNIVELGLIYSTEVKDDNVVFVTMTLTAPACPVAGDIVMEVQDKIKNLEGVTDAHVQLTFDPPWNKEMMSEEAKLELGFY, encoded by the coding sequence ATGAACAACGAAATTCCTTTGAGAGATAGGATTGATGCGGCTTTGCGCACGGTTTACGACCCGGAAATTCCGTGCAATATTGTAGAGCTTGGCTTGATTTACAGTACAGAAGTTAAAGACGATAATGTTGTGTTTGTTACGATGACTTTGACCGCGCCGGCTTGTCCTGTTGCAGGCGATATTGTGATGGAAGTGCAGGATAAAATCAAAAACCTTGAAGGCGTTACAGACGCGCACGTACAACTGACTTTTGACCCGCCGTGGAATAAAGAAATGATGAGCGAGGAAGCGAAACTGGAGTTGGGGTTTTATTAA
- the sufC gene encoding Fe-S cluster assembly ATPase SufC, with the protein MLSIKNLHASVEDKQILKGINLEVNAGEVHAIMGPNGSGKSSLASVLAGRENYTVTEGSATLDGKDLLELSPEDRAREGVFLAFQYPVEIPGVSNINFLKTALNEIRTYRGLEPLDAKSFLKLTKEKQQLVEFDAKLVNRSLNEGFSGGEKKRNEILQLAMLEPKLSILDETDSGLDIDALRIVANGVNKLRSKDNAFVLITHYQRLLEYIVPDFVHVLYNGRIVKSGGKELALELEEKGYDWIKEENKVLS; encoded by the coding sequence ATGTTATCAATAAAAAATTTACACGCTTCGGTTGAAGACAAGCAGATTTTGAAAGGCATTAATTTGGAAGTGAATGCAGGCGAAGTTCATGCGATTATGGGACCGAACGGTTCGGGAAAAAGTTCATTGGCTTCAGTGTTGGCAGGACGCGAAAACTATACAGTTACAGAAGGTTCGGCTACGTTGGACGGAAAAGATTTGTTGGAACTTTCGCCCGAAGACCGTGCACGTGAAGGCGTGTTTCTTGCGTTTCAATATCCTGTTGAAATTCCGGGCGTGTCGAATATCAATTTTTTGAAAACGGCATTGAATGAAATCCGCACATATCGAGGACTTGAACCGTTGGATGCAAAATCTTTTTTGAAATTAACCAAAGAAAAACAACAGTTGGTTGAGTTTGATGCGAAGCTCGTCAATCGTTCTTTGAACGAAGGTTTTTCGGGCGGCGAAAAGAAACGTAACGAAATTTTGCAACTCGCGATGCTTGAACCTAAACTGTCCATTTTGGATGAAACCGATTCGGGGTTAGACATTGATGCGTTACGCATTGTTGCGAATGGCGTAAATAAGTTGCGCAGCAAAGACAATGCGTTTGTTTTAATTACGCACTATCAAAGATTGTTGGAATACATTGTTCCCGATTTTGTTCATGTATTATACAACGGCCGCATCGTGAAATCGGGCGGAAAAGAGCTGGCTTTGGAACTCGAAGAAAAAGGTTACGATTGGATTAAGGAAGAAAATAAAGTGCTTTCTTAA
- a CDS encoding type II toxin-antitoxin system VapC family toxin, translating to MADEMICIDTSVLIDYYRKQHKSKTLFHQLSLQHSNFAVSAITQYEILVGSNEQQNEFWQLIFSQLTILNFDVVSTSKAVEIFQELKSKRKLIEMPDILIAATAIANDCTLVTLNKKHFARINALKLL from the coding sequence ATGGCGGACGAAATGATTTGCATTGATACTTCAGTGTTGATTGATTATTATAGAAAGCAACACAAATCAAAAACATTATTTCATCAGCTTTCTTTGCAACACTCAAACTTTGCGGTTTCTGCAATTACACAATATGAAATTTTAGTTGGAAGTAATGAACAACAAAATGAATTTTGGCAACTCATTTTTTCACAACTTACTATTTTAAATTTCGATGTTGTATCAACATCGAAAGCGGTAGAAATTTTTCAGGAATTAAAATCAAAAAGAAAGTTGATTGAAATGCCCGATATTCTGATTGCTGCAACTGCGATTGCCAATGACTGCACGTTGGTAACGCTAAACAAAAAACATTTTGCGCGTATTAATGCGCTTAAACTTTTATAG
- a CDS encoding HesB/IscA family protein, translating into MITVSESAKTYIENLMKDVPSGKEKFVRVGVRGGGCSGLEYQLDFDSEKRPDDEVFTDKGITVLVDKKSLLYLFGTELDYTGGLNSKGLFFNNPNATRTCSCGESFAV; encoded by the coding sequence ATGATTACCGTTTCAGAATCAGCAAAAACATATATTGAAAACCTGATGAAAGACGTGCCTTCGGGCAAAGAAAAATTTGTGCGTGTAGGCGTGCGCGGCGGCGGTTGTTCGGGCTTGGAATATCAGTTAGATTTCGATTCCGAAAAGCGACCGGACGACGAAGTTTTTACCGATAAAGGCATCACGGTTTTAGTGGACAAAAAAAGTTTGCTTTATTTGTTCGGAACAGAGTTGGATTACACCGGCGGACTGAACAGCAAAGGATTATTTTTCAACAATCCGAATGCTACACGCACGTGCAGTTGCGGCGAAAGTTTTGCAGTATAA
- a CDS encoding DUF2683 family protein, giving the protein METILIHTENQEQSKAVKAFMKALNIKFETKKEKGYNPEFVRKILEGQKEIEEGRGIKIALEDLWK; this is encoded by the coding sequence ATGGAAACAATATTAATTCATACCGAAAATCAGGAGCAATCAAAAGCTGTAAAGGCTTTTATGAAAGCGTTGAATATCAAGTTTGAAACGAAAAAAGAAAAAGGTTATAATCCTGAATTTGTCCGGAAGATTTTAGAAGGACAAAAGGAAATTGAAGAAGGTCGCGGAATTAAAATTGCTTTGGAAGATTTATGGAAATAA
- a CDS encoding dodecin family protein produces MAVLKVIEVLASSSKSWEDATQQAVSEASKTVKNIRSAYVQDQSVVVVDGQVSEYRVTLKLSFLIEH; encoded by the coding sequence ATGGCAGTATTAAAAGTAATTGAAGTATTGGCAAGTTCTTCCAAGAGCTGGGAAGATGCTACACAGCAAGCCGTTTCGGAAGCGTCAAAAACGGTAAAGAATATCCGTTCCGCGTATGTACAAGACCAAAGCGTGGTAGTGGTTGACGGACAAGTTTCGGAATATCGTGTTACGCTAAAACTCTCTTTCCTGATAGAACATTAA
- a CDS encoding transposase, protein MTPDCHSSGQTQRIGSMSRRGNHYIKSILIECARMAVRKDPALLLFYKQLLPGMNTNKAIVKVAGKLLNRIRYIPTNEKE, encoded by the coding sequence CTGACACCCGATTGCCACAGCAGCGGACAGACGCAGCGTATCGGCAGTATGAGCCGCAGGGGCAATCATTATATCAAGTCAATATTGATAGAATGTGCCCGGATGGCTGTGCGCAAAGACCCTGCTCTGTTGTTATTCTATAAGCAGTTATTGCCGGGAATGAATACTAATAAGGCAATTGTAAAAGTGGCGGGGAAATTATTGAACAGGATAAGATATATACCTACCAACGAAAAGGAATAG
- a CDS encoding SPFH domain-containing protein, whose product MEKIIKPMSGFLALLIAVILFITGIICFTKIPVNDVFGIIGFLCLAVAIFFMKGLMIISPNYSRVLNFFGKYVASVKDNGLFFVNPLFSTQRISLRANNLQTQILKVNDKMGNPIEIGAVIVWQVGDTYKAVYDVQNYTAYVNTQSEAAVRMLAGSFAYDNLEDERAEITLREGGAKVNEILEKELTDRLAPAGIIIREARISHLAYAAEIAGAMLQRQQATAIVAARTKIVEGAVGMVEMALNKLSERQIVELDDEKKAAMVSNLMVVLCGEKGATPVMNTGTLYQ is encoded by the coding sequence ATGGAAAAGATTATAAAACCAATGTCAGGATTTCTTGCATTATTGATTGCTGTTATCCTGTTTATTACGGGCATTATTTGTTTTACAAAAATTCCTGTAAATGATGTATTTGGAATTATCGGCTTTTTATGTTTGGCTGTCGCCATTTTCTTTATGAAAGGCTTGATGATTATCAGTCCGAATTATTCACGTGTGCTTAATTTCTTTGGAAAATATGTGGCATCGGTAAAGGATAATGGTTTATTCTTTGTAAATCCTCTGTTCAGTACACAGCGTATAAGTTTGCGTGCGAATAATCTGCAAACGCAAATATTGAAAGTGAATGATAAAATGGGTAATCCAATTGAAATAGGCGCTGTAATTGTTTGGCAGGTCGGCGATACTTACAAAGCGGTTTATGATGTACAAAATTATACAGCTTATGTAAATACCCAAAGTGAAGCTGCTGTACGTATGCTTGCGGGAAGTTTTGCGTATGATAATCTGGAAGATGAGCGTGCTGAAATCACGCTGCGTGAAGGCGGCGCGAAAGTGAACGAAATTTTGGAAAAGGAGTTGACGGACAGGCTTGCGCCTGCGGGCATTATTATTCGTGAGGCGCGCATCAGTCATCTTGCGTATGCGGCGGAAATTGCGGGCGCCATGTTGCAACGACAACAAGCAACGGCGATTGTGGCGGCACGTACAAAAATTGTAGAAGGCGCAGTCGGCATGGTGGAAATGGCGCTGAACAAATTATCCGAAAGACAAATTGTTGAACTCGACGATGAAAAGAAAGCTGCTATGGTAAGCAATTTGATGGTAGTGCTTTGCGGCGAAAAAGGGGCGACACCTGTGATGAATACAGGGACGCTTTATCAGTAA
- a CDS encoding aminotransferase class V-fold PLP-dependent enzyme: MSSILSQQEIKNIRADFPILEQKVYGLPLVYFDNAATTQKPKQVLESLEKYYREYNSNVHRGVHHLSQEATEAYEIARKKIAKFIDAKDDKEIIFTRGTTEGINLVASSFSKTFLHEGDSVLISAMEHHSNIVPWQIACEEKKANLKVIPFNEKGELLLDEFDKLLDDSVKIVAVTYVSNSLGTVNPVEEIIAKAHAKNIPVLLDAAQAVQHIPLSVQKLDVDFLVFSGHKIYGPTGIGVLYGKEEWLNKIPPYQGGGDMIKTVTFEKTIYNELPFKFEAGTPDISGAVALGAAIDYVSETGIEKIHATEDALVNFALEKMKNIPQMRFIGEAKNRSGAISFLLGNAHPFDTGELLDKQGIAVRTGHHCCQPVMDIFNIPGTVRASFAFYNTEEEVDVLVKGIERAAKILI, encoded by the coding sequence ATGTCATCAATATTATCACAACAAGAAATAAAAAATATACGCGCTGATTTTCCCATACTTGAACAAAAAGTTTACGGATTGCCTTTGGTGTATTTCGACAATGCGGCAACTACGCAAAAGCCGAAACAAGTATTGGAATCATTGGAAAAATATTATCGAGAATACAATAGCAACGTGCATCGCGGCGTGCATCATTTAAGTCAGGAAGCGACGGAAGCATACGAAATTGCGCGTAAGAAAATTGCGAAATTCATAGATGCGAAAGACGATAAAGAAATTATTTTCACACGCGGAACGACCGAAGGAATTAATCTCGTTGCAAGCTCTTTCAGCAAAACGTTTTTGCACGAAGGTGACAGCGTATTGATTTCCGCAATGGAGCATCATTCCAATATTGTGCCTTGGCAAATTGCCTGTGAAGAAAAGAAAGCAAATCTCAAAGTAATTCCGTTCAATGAAAAAGGCGAATTGCTGCTCGATGAGTTTGACAAATTGTTGGATGATTCCGTGAAGATTGTTGCCGTAACTTATGTTTCCAATTCGCTCGGAACAGTCAATCCTGTGGAAGAAATAATTGCAAAAGCGCACGCGAAAAATATTCCCGTGTTGCTCGATGCAGCGCAGGCTGTGCAGCACATTCCACTTTCTGTACAAAAACTGGATGTGGATTTTTTGGTGTTTTCGGGACACAAAATTTACGGACCGACGGGCATTGGCGTTTTGTATGGAAAAGAAGAATGGCTGAATAAAATTCCGCCGTATCAAGGCGGCGGCGATATGATTAAAACCGTAACATTTGAAAAGACGATTTACAACGAATTGCCTTTTAAATTTGAAGCGGGAACGCCCGATATTTCAGGCGCTGTTGCACTCGGCGCGGCGATTGATTATGTGAGCGAAACCGGTATTGAAAAAATTCATGCGACAGAAGATGCGCTGGTGAATTTTGCTTTGGAAAAAATGAAAAACATTCCGCAAATGCGTTTCATCGGCGAAGCAAAAAATCGTTCAGGCGCTATTTCGTTTTTGTTGGGAAATGCGCATCCTTTTGACACCGGCGAGTTGTTAGATAAGCAAGGAATTGCCGTGCGCACGGGTCATCATTGTTGCCAGCCCGTGATGGATATTTTTAACATTCCCGGAACGGTGCGTGCATCATTTGCTTTTTACAATACGGAAGAAGAAGTGGATGTGTTGGTAAAAGGAATTGAAAGAGCGGCGAAAATTTTGATTTAA
- a CDS encoding SufE family protein, with product MTIEQSQQEIIDDFEFLTDWMDKYEMIIQMSKDLPLIDEQYKTPENLIKGCQSQVWLHVDYKDGLLHFTADSDALITKGLVALVVRVLSNHTPKEIIDANLHFIDDIGLRSHLSPTRSNGLLSMVKQIKNYAIVFYTLEQKEK from the coding sequence ATGACAATAGAACAATCGCAACAAGAAATAATTGACGACTTTGAATTTTTGACGGACTGGATGGATAAATATGAAATGATTATCCAGATGAGCAAAGACCTTCCGTTGATTGACGAGCAATATAAAACACCGGAAAATTTAATCAAAGGCTGCCAGTCGCAAGTGTGGCTGCACGTAGATTACAAAGACGGTTTGCTGCATTTCACGGCGGACAGCGATGCCTTGATTACAAAAGGTTTGGTGGCTTTGGTGGTGCGCGTTTTGTCCAATCACACGCCGAAAGAAATCATCGATGCGAACCTGCATTTTATTGATGATATCGGTTTGCGCAGTCATTTGTCGCCTACGCGCTCCAATGGTTTGCTGTCGATGGTAAAGCAAATAAAAAATTACGCCATTGTATTTTACACACTTGAACAGAAAGAAAAATGA
- a CDS encoding Txe/YoeB family addiction module toxin: MEIIYSSKAKQDLDFWKKSGNKKVQKKISELIEDILIHPYEGIGKPEALKENLSGFWSRRITKEDRLIYHIIYKVEDSVLSILSLKGHYNL, from the coding sequence ATGGAAATAATTTATTCCAGTAAAGCAAAGCAAGACCTTGACTTTTGGAAGAAATCGGGTAATAAAAAAGTTCAGAAAAAGATTTCGGAATTGATTGAAGATATTTTGATTCATCCATATGAAGGAATCGGAAAACCCGAAGCATTAAAAGAAAATCTTTCAGGATTTTGGTCGAGAAGAATTACAAAGGAAGACAGATTGATTTATCACATTATTTATAAAGTAGAAGATTCGGTTTTATCTATTTTATCGTTAAAAGGGCATTATAATTTATAA
- a CDS encoding KUP/HAK/KT family potassium transporter has product MSKININRVSLASLVIALGIIYGDIGTSPLYVLSAITRDSIPGRFEELIVGGISCVIWTLTLQTTIKYVVLTLRADNRGEGGIFSLYALVRRQRKWLVVPAMIGGAALLADGIITPPITVTSAIEGLRQIPYLHRFLPENDPAPIMIIAITIISMLFFVQQFGTDYIGKLFGPGMITWFLMMAVIGSMHLVDSVSIFKAFNPYYAVRLIIDYPSGFWLLGAVFLCTTGAEALYSDLGHAGRKNIYWTWVFVKICLIINYLGQGAWLLKQHSAGTLDLSQNPFYAMMPQSFRIFGIFIATGAAVIASQALISGSFTLISEAIRLNLWPKMKIKYPTEEKGQVFIPGINTLLWVGCLCIVLHFRSSDKMEAAYGLAITLCMISTSILFANYLIGRRSKKRWVVLYLFVYLLIEFSFLGANLNKFPHGGYVAIIVGGILFGVMYIWYRSRKIKNRYVEFVRLEHYIPMIQELSNDKSIPMYSTHLVYMTSANNPKEIEHKIIYSILNRKPKRADIYWFVHVDILDDPYTTEFSVEHIIPNDIIRVEFRLGFRVEQKIQLMMKRVVEELYANKEVNITSRYDSLERSNVAGDFRFIVLEKFLSTDNELPFSEKLIMRCYFWLKRISLSEERGFGLDPSYVHVEKFPLIVSPSRNMNLKRVYPRGEEV; this is encoded by the coding sequence GTGAGTAAAATAAATATCAACCGAGTATCTCTTGCAAGTCTTGTAATTGCTTTAGGTATTATTTATGGAGACATTGGAACTTCGCCATTATACGTTTTGAGTGCTATTACGCGCGATTCTATTCCCGGAAGGTTTGAAGAGTTAATCGTTGGCGGGATTTCCTGCGTTATCTGGACGCTTACCTTGCAAACGACTATTAAATACGTGGTGCTTACTTTGCGTGCAGATAACAGGGGAGAAGGTGGTATTTTCAGTTTGTACGCTTTGGTACGCCGGCAGCGGAAGTGGCTTGTTGTACCTGCCATGATAGGTGGTGCAGCGCTTTTGGCAGATGGTATTATTACGCCGCCGATTACAGTAACATCGGCTATTGAAGGCTTGCGGCAAATCCCGTATTTACACCGCTTTTTGCCGGAAAACGATCCTGCGCCGATAATGATTATTGCCATTACTATTATCAGCATGTTATTTTTTGTGCAGCAGTTCGGAACAGATTATATCGGGAAATTGTTTGGTCCCGGAATGATTACCTGGTTCCTGATGATGGCTGTCATTGGAAGTATGCACCTGGTGGATAGCGTTTCTATTTTTAAAGCATTCAATCCATATTATGCGGTTCGTTTGATAATAGATTATCCGAGTGGTTTTTGGTTATTAGGCGCGGTGTTTCTGTGTACGACGGGAGCGGAAGCCCTGTATTCCGATTTGGGGCATGCGGGCAGAAAAAACATCTACTGGACATGGGTTTTTGTGAAAATTTGCCTGATTATAAATTATTTGGGACAAGGTGCGTGGTTGCTGAAGCAGCATAGTGCAGGCACGCTTGATTTGTCGCAAAATCCGTTCTACGCCATGATGCCGCAAAGCTTCAGGATTTTTGGAATATTTATAGCGACGGGGGCAGCCGTAATTGCATCACAGGCATTGATTTCCGGGTCATTTACCCTGATTTCGGAAGCCATCCGGTTGAATCTTTGGCCCAAAATGAAAATTAAATATCCGACGGAAGAAAAAGGGCAGGTTTTTATTCCGGGAATCAACACATTGTTGTGGGTAGGGTGTTTGTGTATTGTATTGCATTTCAGAAGCTCCGATAAAATGGAAGCGGCTTACGGCTTGGCAATCACGCTGTGTATGATTAGTACTTCTATTTTGTTTGCTAATTATTTGATTGGACGCCGTTCTAAGAAACGCTGGGTTGTTCTGTATTTATTTGTTTACCTGCTTATTGAATTTTCTTTTCTCGGAGCTAATCTTAATAAATTTCCGCATGGTGGTTATGTAGCCATTATCGTTGGCGGCATATTGTTCGGCGTGATGTATATCTGGTACAGAAGCCGGAAAATCAAAAACCGCTACGTGGAATTTGTTCGTTTGGAACATTATATCCCCATGATTCAGGAATTGAGCAACGATAAATCGATTCCTATGTATTCCACGCATTTGGTGTATATGACCAGCGCGAATAATCCGAAAGAAATAGAGCACAAAATCATTTATTCCATTCTTAACCGGAAACCGAAGCGCGCAGATATTTATTGGTTCGTTCATGTAGATATTTTGGACGACCCTTATACAACAGAATTTTCTGTAGAGCATATTATTCCGAATGATATTATTCGTGTTGAATTCAGGCTTGGCTTTCGCGTAGAACAAAAAATTCAACTGATGATGAAGCGTGTAGTAGAAGAATTATATGCAAATAAAGAAGTGAATATTACAAGCCGTTATGACAGCTTGGAGAGAAGTAATGTAGCAGGCGATTTCCGGTTCATCGTTTTGGAAAAATTCCTTTCTACCGACAATGAACTGCCTTTTTCCGAAAAGTTGATAATGCGTTGTTATTTTTGGCTTAAACGCATCAGTCTGAGTGAAGAGCGTGGTTTTGGTTTAGACCCAAGTTATGTGCATGTAGAGAAATTTCCACTGATTGTTTCGCCTTCGCGTAATATGAACCTGAAAAGAGTATATCCACGCGGCGAAGAAGTGTGA